In a single window of the Acidimicrobiia bacterium genome:
- a CDS encoding GTP-binding protein produces MAKAKFERTKPHLNIGTIGHIDHGKTTLTAAITKVLHDADPSTAFTP; encoded by the coding sequence ATGGCGAAGGCGAAGTTCGAGCGGACCAAGCCGCATCTGAACATCGGGACGATCGGTCATATCGATCACGGGAAAACGACGTTGACGGCGGCGATCACGAAGGTGTTGCACGACGCGGATCCGTCGACGGCGTTCACGCCG